The Sorex araneus isolate mSorAra2 chromosome 5, mSorAra2.pri, whole genome shotgun sequence genome has a segment encoding these proteins:
- the LOC129404948 gene encoding cAMP-regulated phosphoprotein 19-like — translation MSAEASEAASAEEQKEMEDKVTSPEKAEEAKLKARYTHLGQKPGGSDFLRKQLQKGQKYFDSGDYNMAKAKMKYKQLPAAATPDKAEVTGDHIPTPQDLPQRKPSLVASKLAG, via the coding sequence ATGTCCGCGGAGGCCTCGGAGGCGGCGTCCGCCGAGGAGCAGAAGGAAATGGAAGATAAAGTAACTAGTCCAGAGAAAGCTgaagaagcaaaattaaaagcaagATACACTCATCTAGGACAAAAACCTGGAGGTTCAGATTTCTTAAGGAAACAATTACAGAAAGggcaaaaatattttgattctggGGATTATAACATGGCTAAGGCAAAGATGAAGTACAAGCAACTTCCTGCTGCAGCAACCCCGGACAAGGCCGAGGTCACTGGTGACCACATCCCCACCCCACAGGACCTTCCTCAGCGGAAACCGTCTCTCGTTGCTAGCAAGCTGGCTGGCTGA